In the Telopea speciosissima isolate NSW1024214 ecotype Mountain lineage chromosome 2, Tspe_v1, whole genome shotgun sequence genome, one interval contains:
- the LOC122650826 gene encoding uncharacterized protein LOC122650826, translating to MALRESKPGDLTDASTNAERVKMKKWVTTNLKCILVIKKSIPKSLRDSVEVKDTATEFLSEIKAVFEVSQKTEKGDLMNQITSAVFDGTESVKEHLLKMASTVNKLRDLGMPIEEELLVHLALKSLPDVYANIKSINAAQKDKWTMKELISICAQEKGNMKKMTIESANLTENKGTFGSGTKKGNLRFFKKGKYHLYNKERRSVGEISCYW from the coding sequence ATGGCTCTTCGAGAATCAAAACCTGGTGATCTAACAGATGCGAGTACGAATGCTGAGAGAGTTAAGATGAAAAAGTGGGTGACAACTAATTTGAAGTGCATACTGGTTATAAAGAAATCCATTCCTAAGTCGCTGCGTGACAGTGTTGAAGTGAAAGATACTGCCACAGAGTTTTTGAGTGAGATAAAGGCTGTTTTTGAGGTGTCTCAGAAGACTGAGAAAGGGGATCTCATGAACCAAATTACGTCGGCTGTATTCGATGGTACTGAGAGTGTCAAAGAACATTTACTGAAGATGGCTTCCACTGTGAACAAGTTGAGAGATCTTGGGATGCCTATAGAAGAAGAACTTTTGGTGCATCTTGCACTCAAATCTCTCCCAGATGTGTATGCGAATATAAAGTCTATAAATGCTGCTCAGAAGGACAAATGGACCATGAAAGAACTGATATCTATCTGCgcacaagaaaaaggaaacatgaagaagatgacTATTGAGAGTGCAAACCTAACTGAGAACAAAGGAACGTTTGGAAGTGGAACAAAGAAAGGGAATCTAAGATTTTTCAAGAAAGGTAAGTATCATCTATACaataaagaaaggaggagtGTTGGTGAAATTTCATGCTACTGGTGA